From the Prochlorococcus marinus CUG1416 genome, the window TTGGATTCATAATATAAAGTTATTTTTCTAATAAATAAATCTTCTCTTCTCCTATTTTATCTGGTTTTGTTATTTTGCATCCCTTATCTTTTTCCATATCACAATTCTTTGTGGCAGGAATAGATTTCCAAGTACAAATTTTTTCTTGAGTATCTTCTTTTAAGATAATCCATCCATTATCTAAGTATTCTGAAATCCCATCATCTCCACAGGAAAACTTTATTTCCATCCTTTGCGTTTCTGAAATCTTATTAATATTATTA encodes:
- a CDS encoding alpha-2-macroglobulin, whose amino-acid sequence is MKRIKQFLRIFLVVIFLTSCRKSINNDYPIINSEENINNNINKISETQRMEIKFSCGDDGISEYLDNGWIILKEDTQEKICTWKSIPATKNCDMEKDKGCKITKPDKIGEEKIYLLEK